A single window of Nocardia sp. NBC_01327 DNA harbors:
- a CDS encoding exodeoxyribonuclease VII small subunit, producing the protein MTESDLTEIAAFGYERARDELVNVVKMLEQGGLDLDDSLSLWERGEALANRCEEHLAGARKRVEDALSHRTTEK; encoded by the coding sequence ATGACTGAGTCCGACCTCACCGAGATCGCCGCCTTCGGTTACGAACGCGCCCGTGACGAACTCGTCAATGTGGTGAAGATGCTCGAACAGGGCGGCCTCGACCTCGACGATTCCCTCTCCCTCTGGGAGCGCGGCGAAGCCCTCGCCAACCGCTGCGAGGAGCACCTCGCCGGTGCGCGCAAACGCGTCGAAGACGCCCTCTCCCACCGCACCACGGAGAAGTAG
- a CDS encoding 4-hydroxy-3-methylbut-2-enyl diphosphate reductase yields MSSAIPLNVGIVRSVAGDTDSPKRVLLAEPRGYCAGVDRAVVTVEKALEKHGAPLYVRKEIVHNRHVVETLRDRGVIFVDETDEVPPGAVVVFSAHGVSPAVHESAAARDLHTIDATCPLVTKVHQEAKRFARDDFDILLIGHEGHEEVEGTAGEAPEHIQLVDGPDSVDRVTVRDENKVIWLSQTTLSVDETMETVHRLRARFPNLQDPPSDDICYATSNRQTAVKAMAPACDLVIVVGSRNSSNSVRLVEVALGAGAKASYLVDYAREVDPAWFEGVRTIGLTSGASVPEILVEGVLELLAEHGFGDVQPVSTANETLVFSLPRELRAARG; encoded by the coding sequence ATGTCCTCGGCTATCCCTTTGAACGTCGGAATCGTCCGGTCCGTGGCAGGTGATACCGACTCGCCGAAACGGGTACTGCTCGCCGAACCTCGTGGTTACTGCGCCGGTGTCGACCGCGCGGTCGTCACTGTCGAGAAGGCGCTGGAGAAGCATGGCGCCCCCCTCTATGTACGCAAGGAGATCGTGCACAACCGGCACGTGGTGGAGACGCTGCGGGACCGCGGTGTGATCTTCGTCGATGAGACCGACGAGGTGCCCCCGGGCGCGGTCGTGGTTTTCTCGGCGCACGGTGTCTCGCCGGCGGTGCACGAGTCGGCCGCCGCGCGTGATCTGCACACCATCGATGCCACCTGCCCGCTGGTGACCAAGGTGCATCAGGAGGCCAAGCGCTTCGCTCGCGACGACTTCGACATTCTGCTCATCGGCCATGAGGGCCATGAGGAGGTGGAGGGCACCGCGGGTGAGGCGCCGGAGCACATTCAGCTGGTCGACGGTCCCGACTCGGTCGACAGGGTGACCGTGCGCGATGAGAACAAGGTGATCTGGCTCTCCCAGACCACGCTGTCGGTGGACGAGACCATGGAGACCGTGCACCGGTTGCGCGCGCGGTTCCCGAATCTGCAGGATCCGCCGAGCGATGACATCTGCTACGCCACGTCCAACCGCCAGACCGCGGTGAAGGCCATGGCCCCGGCCTGCGATCTGGTGATCGTGGTCGGTTCCCGCAATTCCTCCAATTCGGTGCGGCTGGTCGAGGTCGCGCTCGGTGCGGGCGCCAAGGCCTCGTATCTGGTCGATTACGCCCGCGAGGTCGATCCGGCCTGGTTCGAGGGTGTGCGCACCATCGGCCTCACCTCGGGCGCCTCGGTGCCGGAGATTCTGGTCGAGGGCGTGCTGGAATTGCTGGCCGAACACGGTTTCGGCGATGTGCAGCCGGTGTCCACCGCCAATGAAACGCTGGTTTTCTCGCTGCCGCGTGAATTGCGTGCCGCGCGAGGCTGA
- a CDS encoding DUF4245 domain-containing protein, which translates to MSNTKPRILNDWRDLIWSLLPLVLICLVIAGIASQCTFTANGPTQGQVPHFDAHTALADDAKTIGFPIREPALSADWKPNSGSRDTIPAAGGGAVSTVGYITPQGSYMQFTQSNATEDVLAKKIVGARYASGTAQIGDRKWVEYSEPGSEPAWITDFGDVRVLIKGAGNATAFNTLANAVDNAQPLPAH; encoded by the coding sequence GTGTCGAACACGAAGCCGCGGATCCTGAACGACTGGCGGGACCTCATCTGGTCCCTCCTGCCACTGGTACTGATCTGCCTGGTCATTGCCGGCATCGCCAGCCAGTGCACCTTCACCGCGAACGGCCCCACCCAGGGCCAGGTTCCGCACTTCGATGCGCACACCGCTCTCGCGGACGATGCCAAGACCATCGGGTTCCCGATCCGCGAGCCCGCGCTGTCCGCCGATTGGAAGCCGAACTCCGGCAGTCGCGACACCATTCCCGCCGCGGGCGGCGGCGCGGTGAGCACCGTCGGATACATCACACCGCAGGGCAGCTACATGCAGTTCACGCAGTCCAATGCCACCGAGGACGTGCTCGCCAAGAAGATCGTCGGCGCCCGCTACGCCAGCGGCACCGCGCAGATCGGCGACCGCAAGTGGGTCGAATACTCCGAGCCCGGCAGCGAACCCGCATGGATCACCGACTTCGGCGATGTCCGAGTCCTGATCAAGGGCGCCGGCAACGCGACCGCCTTCAACACCCTCGCGAACGCCGTGGACAACGCGCAGCCGCTCCCCGCGCACTGA
- a CDS encoding lipid droplet-associated protein, with the protein MFRPPFLARVAAGAAVYALEETRRLPTNAINFPITAISQMLQTTMHLQQFVTSLALKGDAVFDRLINQPEEQPAWATFDEDESFEQTPSAAPESARKSSFDLFVAEESVTETPAAPVFEPIAAEPEPIAEPVAEESATPPEAASVPEPEAAVVIEPETAVAEPEAVAVAEPEAEAAEIAAPATPSKASTNGHQNGSVAVVEPEVATRYDYPNMTLAQLRARLRMLTIDDLATLLAYEQGTRDRAPFVTMLTNRIATVKAK; encoded by the coding sequence ATGTTCCGACCTCCGTTCCTGGCCCGGGTCGCCGCCGGGGCTGCCGTCTATGCCCTCGAGGAAACTCGTCGGCTACCGACCAACGCAATCAATTTCCCGATCACCGCGATCAGTCAGATGCTGCAGACGACCATGCATCTGCAGCAGTTCGTGACCAGCCTCGCTCTCAAAGGCGATGCCGTTTTCGACCGTTTGATCAATCAGCCGGAAGAACAGCCGGCATGGGCAACGTTCGATGAGGACGAGTCCTTCGAGCAAACCCCGAGCGCCGCACCGGAATCGGCACGCAAGAGCAGTTTCGACCTGTTCGTCGCCGAGGAATCGGTCACCGAAACCCCGGCCGCACCCGTCTTCGAACCGATTGCGGCCGAACCGGAACCGATCGCCGAGCCCGTCGCCGAGGAATCGGCCACCCCGCCGGAGGCGGCTTCTGTCCCCGAGCCGGAGGCGGCTGTTGTCATCGAGCCGGAGACAGCTGTCGCCGAGCCGGAGGCCGTAGCCGTCGCCGAGCCGGAGGCGGAGGCGGCCGAAATCGCCGCCCCCGCAACGCCTTCCAAGGCCTCGACCAACGGCCATCAGAATGGCAGCGTCGCGGTGGTCGAGCCCGAAGTGGCCACCCGCTACGACTACCCGAACATGACCCTGGCGCAGCTGCGCGCCCGGCTGCGCATGCTCACCATCGACGATCTGGCCACGCTGCTGGCGTACGAACAGGGCACCCGCGACCGCGCCCCGTTCGTCACCATGCTGACGAACCGGATCGCCACCGTTAAGGCCAAATGA
- the glpX gene encoding class II fructose-bisphosphatase, with protein sequence MTAPTPASRREAPDRNLALELVRVTEAGAMAAGRWVGRGDKEGGDGAAVDAMRQLVSTVTMRGIVVIGEGEKDEAPMLYNGELVGNGEGPELDFAVDPIDGTTLMAKGSPGAISVLAVAERGAMFDPSAVFYMEKIAVGPEAADVIDLAAPIAENLRRVAKAKNSFVSDLTVCVLDRPRHNQYIQDVRDAGARIRLISDGDVAGAIACARPESGVDVLIGIGGTPEGIIAAAAMRCMGGALQGKLAPKDDEERQKALDAGHDLDRVLNTEDLVSGEDVFFSATGVTDGDLVRGVRYFGGGAYTQSIVMRAKSGTVRIVDAYHRLTKLREYASVDFVGDDQAAPPMF encoded by the coding sequence ATGACGGCACCGACACCCGCATCCCGCCGTGAGGCCCCGGACCGCAACCTCGCTCTGGAGTTGGTCCGGGTCACCGAGGCCGGCGCGATGGCAGCGGGTCGCTGGGTCGGCCGCGGCGACAAAGAGGGCGGCGACGGCGCGGCAGTGGACGCCATGCGGCAGTTGGTATCGACGGTCACCATGCGCGGCATCGTGGTGATCGGCGAGGGCGAGAAGGACGAAGCGCCCATGCTCTACAACGGTGAGCTGGTCGGCAATGGCGAGGGCCCGGAACTGGACTTCGCGGTCGACCCCATCGACGGCACCACCCTGATGGCCAAGGGCTCGCCCGGCGCGATCTCCGTGCTCGCGGTCGCCGAACGCGGCGCCATGTTCGACCCGTCGGCCGTGTTCTACATGGAGAAGATCGCGGTCGGCCCCGAAGCCGCCGACGTCATCGATCTCGCGGCCCCGATCGCGGAGAACTTGCGCCGCGTCGCCAAGGCCAAGAACTCCTTCGTCTCCGATCTGACCGTGTGCGTGCTGGATCGCCCGCGCCACAATCAGTACATCCAGGATGTCCGCGATGCGGGCGCCCGCATCCGCCTCATCTCCGACGGTGACGTCGCCGGCGCCATCGCCTGCGCCCGCCCGGAATCCGGCGTCGACGTGCTGATCGGCATCGGCGGCACGCCCGAGGGCATTATCGCCGCGGCCGCCATGCGCTGTATGGGCGGTGCGCTGCAGGGCAAGCTGGCCCCGAAGGACGACGAGGAGCGGCAGAAGGCCCTCGACGCCGGCCACGATCTGGACCGCGTGCTCAATACCGAGGATCTCGTCTCCGGTGAGGACGTCTTCTTCAGCGCCACCGGCGTCACCGACGGCGATCTGGTGCGCGGCGTGCGCTACTTCGGCGGCGGCGCGTACACCCAGTCCATCGTCATGCGCGCCAAGTCCGGCACCGTGCGCATCGTCGATGCCTACCACCGCCTCACCAAGCTGCGCGAATACGCGTCGGTCGACTTCGTGGGCGACGACCAGGCCGCCCCGCCCATGTTCTGA
- a CDS encoding limonene-1,2-epoxide hydrolase family protein, with protein sequence MSDLPELQQDAVTTVREFFAAMEMKAVTEALDLVDPAIVWKNTSLPDVRGADRVRWILDKLSNPRYGFRADMHHAAADEDGVVLTERTDYLRFGPVEIAFWVCGTFELRDGRITLWHDHFSWENFLRGTAVGLFRAARGR encoded by the coding sequence ATGTCCGACTTACCGGAGTTGCAGCAGGATGCCGTCACCACCGTGCGCGAGTTCTTCGCCGCCATGGAGATGAAGGCCGTCACCGAGGCCCTCGATCTCGTCGATCCCGCCATCGTCTGGAAGAACACCTCGCTGCCGGATGTGCGCGGCGCCGACCGGGTGCGCTGGATTCTGGACAAGCTCAGCAATCCCCGCTACGGCTTCCGCGCCGATATGCACCACGCGGCCGCCGACGAGGACGGCGTGGTCCTGACCGAACGCACCGACTACCTACGCTTCGGCCCCGTCGAGATCGCCTTCTGGGTCTGCGGCACCTTCGAACTCCGCGACGGCCGAATCACCCTGTGGCACGACCACTTCAGCTGGGAGAACTTCCTCCGCGGCACCGCGGTAGGCCTCTTCCGCGCGGCCCGCGGCCGCTGA
- a CDS encoding LGFP repeat-containing protein has protein sequence MHTFARRTAGIIAAVAVVTLFTAGCDKDNKDSKSDTTTTVVVTTTEQPTTGGETTGATETKIATRDGEIAVGGTVLAKYNEFKGEAGPLGAPTGPEQDTPGGGISQEFAGGAICSSPTTGTHVVWGEIRKAWDENGGPGGKLGYPTSDETDIPGGKQSEFTGGNITWVNGQTSVNEK, from the coding sequence ATGCACACCTTCGCTCGACGTACGGCTGGCATCATCGCGGCCGTTGCGGTCGTGACCCTTTTCACCGCGGGCTGCGATAAGGACAATAAGGATTCCAAGTCCGATACGACCACCACGGTCGTGGTGACCACCACCGAGCAGCCGACCACCGGCGGCGAGACCACCGGCGCCACGGAGACCAAGATCGCCACGCGGGACGGTGAAATCGCGGTCGGCGGAACCGTTCTCGCCAAGTACAACGAATTCAAGGGCGAGGCCGGACCGCTCGGCGCGCCCACCGGTCCGGAGCAGGACACACCCGGCGGCGGCATCTCACAGGAATTCGCGGGCGGCGCCATCTGCAGCAGCCCGACCACCGGAACACACGTGGTGTGGGGCGAGATTCGCAAGGCCTGGGACGAGAACGGCGGTCCCGGAGGCAAACTCGGCTACCCGACCAGCGATGAGACCGATATCCCGGGCGGAAAGCAGAGTGAGTTCACCGGCGGCAATATCACCTGGGTGAACGGGCAGACCAGCGTCAACGAGAAGTAG
- a CDS encoding acyl-ACP desaturase: MQNDLADRELLVSLAAEVEANLVRHIALAAEWQPHDYVPWDDGRNFEFLGGTDWEPGQSELSDVSKLALTVSVLIADNLPAYHRELGKYLRTGPWWRWVGRWTAEENRHEILIRNYLMVTRAVDPIELERARMTHMVEGFSRPAMHLLDVLAACALEETAAAIRHRNTAATADSPIVATIAERLAADDELQAVFFANLISAALDLAPDQTVRAIADRIADFHVPVVKLADGTTSDELLAEAGIYDRANEPALVFGPLLERWNIFTRTDFSEAGEKARAELAHLRS; this comes from the coding sequence GTGCAGAACGATTTGGCCGACCGCGAACTGCTGGTATCGCTGGCAGCGGAGGTGGAAGCAAACCTGGTTCGCCATATCGCCCTCGCGGCGGAATGGCAGCCTCACGACTATGTGCCGTGGGACGACGGCCGCAACTTCGAGTTCCTCGGTGGAACCGATTGGGAGCCCGGGCAGTCCGAGCTCAGTGATGTCTCCAAGCTCGCGCTGACCGTGAGCGTGCTGATTGCCGACAATCTGCCCGCGTACCACCGGGAGCTCGGCAAGTACCTGCGCACCGGTCCCTGGTGGCGCTGGGTCGGCCGCTGGACCGCCGAGGAGAACCGGCACGAGATCCTGATCCGGAACTACCTCATGGTGACCCGTGCGGTGGATCCGATCGAGCTCGAGCGTGCGCGCATGACGCATATGGTGGAGGGCTTCAGCCGTCCCGCCATGCATCTGCTCGATGTGCTGGCCGCCTGCGCGCTCGAGGAGACCGCCGCCGCCATCCGGCATCGCAATACCGCGGCAACCGCCGACAGCCCGATCGTCGCCACCATTGCCGAGCGCCTGGCCGCCGACGATGAACTGCAGGCCGTCTTCTTCGCGAATCTGATCTCCGCCGCGCTCGACCTGGCCCCCGATCAGACCGTGCGCGCCATCGCCGACCGCATCGCCGACTTCCACGTCCCCGTGGTCAAGCTCGCAGACGGCACCACCAGCGACGAACTGCTCGCCGAGGCCGGTATCTACGACCGCGCCAACGAGCCCGCCCTCGTCTTCGGCCCACTTCTGGAGCGCTGGAACATCTTCACCCGCACCGACTTCAGCGAAGCCGGCGAAAAGGCCCGCGCAGAACTCGCCCACCTGCGCTCCTGA
- a CDS encoding FAD-dependent monooxygenase: protein MRNTTVLISGASIAGPALAYWLSRYGFDVTVVEKSPALRAGGQAVDFTGHTHMAVLERMGVLEDIERRQTGKTDMVIVDEGGNEKAFISGDFTGGDIEILRGDLADVIYQRTARNCRYLFGDTITALDETADGVHVEFAHAPAQRFDLVFGADGIHSRVRKLAFGPEQKFVKHQGHYYCLAGASKWESRPDAPRERAVAYALNTPGHLASLGNSKAAQMYMFASPQLDYDRDDFDAQRRIVAEHFAGIGWEVPRMLADLPHLDGFYLDSLSKVTMKNFVQGRVALVGDAGYGNTLAGFGSGLAIVGAYVLAGELAAADGDYTVAFPRYQEMMKRTGKMAGASSPGAFLAPKTALGLRFRNWFLGSRFFAMMVKSAEKSKNDIDLKNYPEIVAAR, encoded by the coding sequence ATGCGCAACACCACCGTTCTCATCTCCGGCGCTTCCATCGCGGGCCCGGCCCTGGCCTACTGGCTGAGCCGCTACGGCTTCGACGTCACCGTGGTCGAGAAGTCCCCCGCACTGCGGGCGGGCGGCCAGGCGGTCGACTTCACCGGCCACACCCACATGGCGGTGCTGGAGCGCATGGGCGTCCTCGAGGACATCGAGCGCCGCCAGACCGGCAAGACCGATATGGTGATCGTCGATGAGGGCGGGAACGAAAAGGCTTTCATCTCAGGCGATTTCACCGGTGGCGATATCGAGATCCTGCGCGGCGATCTGGCCGACGTCATCTACCAGCGCACCGCGCGGAACTGCCGATACCTGTTCGGCGACACCATTACCGCGCTCGACGAGACCGCCGACGGCGTCCATGTCGAGTTCGCGCACGCCCCCGCTCAGCGCTTCGATCTCGTCTTCGGCGCGGACGGCATCCACTCCCGGGTGCGCAAGCTCGCCTTCGGCCCGGAGCAGAAGTTCGTGAAGCACCAGGGCCACTACTACTGCCTCGCGGGCGCGTCGAAGTGGGAGAGCCGGCCCGATGCCCCGCGCGAGCGCGCGGTGGCCTACGCCCTCAATACGCCGGGCCATCTGGCCAGCCTCGGCAACTCCAAGGCCGCGCAGATGTACATGTTCGCCTCGCCCCAACTCGACTACGACCGTGATGATTTCGACGCCCAGCGCCGCATCGTCGCCGAGCATTTCGCCGGAATCGGCTGGGAGGTACCGCGCATGCTGGCCGATCTGCCGCATCTGGACGGCTTCTACCTCGACTCCCTCAGCAAGGTGACGATGAAGAACTTCGTGCAGGGCCGAGTGGCCCTGGTCGGTGATGCGGGCTACGGCAATACCCTCGCCGGCTTCGGCAGCGGTCTCGCGATTGTCGGCGCATACGTTCTCGCCGGTGAATTGGCCGCCGCGGACGGCGATTACACCGTCGCCTTCCCGCGCTACCAGGAGATGATGAAGCGCACCGGGAAAATGGCCGGCGCCTCCAGCCCGGGCGCATTCCTGGCGCCGAAGACCGCGCTCGGGCTGCGCTTCCGCAATTGGTTCCTGGGCTCCCGCTTCTTCGCCATGATGGTCAAGTCCGCCGAGAAGTCCAAGAACGATATCGATCTGAAGAACTACCCGGAAATCGTTGCCGCTCGGTGA
- a CDS encoding class II fumarate hydratase: MADDTRYRIEHDTMGEVRVPVDALWRAQTQRAVENFPISGRGLERAQIRALGLLKAACATVNRDLGLLDPAKADAIVAAATEIADGKHDDQFPIDVFQTGSGTSSNMNANEVIAGIAARNGVTVHPNDDVNMSQSSNDTFPTATHVAATEAVVKDLVPALDHLRLALLDKSVQWRDVVKSGRTHLMDAVPITLGQEFSGYTRQVSAGIERLLTTLPRLGELAIGGTAVGTGLNAPDGFGAKVVAQLKKSTDIDALSEARNHFEAQAARDGLVELSGALRTVAISLTKIANDIRWMGSGPLTGLSEIQLPDLQPGSSIMPGKVNPVLPEAVTQVAAQVIGNDAAIAWGGGNGAFELNVYIPVMARNVLESIRLLANVSRLFADKCVAGLVADVERLRRLAESSPSIVTPLNSAIGYEEAAAVAKEAVKSHKTIRQTVIDRGLIGDNLSVEELDRRLDVLSMSKVDYNKE; encoded by the coding sequence ATGGCAGACGACACCCGGTACCGCATCGAACACGACACCATGGGTGAGGTCCGTGTTCCCGTAGACGCACTGTGGCGGGCGCAGACTCAGCGAGCGGTAGAGAACTTCCCCATCAGTGGCCGCGGCCTGGAGCGCGCGCAGATCCGGGCGCTGGGCCTGCTGAAGGCGGCCTGCGCGACCGTGAACCGCGATCTGGGTCTGCTGGACCCGGCCAAGGCGGATGCCATTGTCGCCGCCGCCACCGAGATCGCCGACGGCAAGCACGACGACCAGTTCCCGATCGACGTATTCCAGACCGGCTCGGGCACCAGCTCGAATATGAACGCCAATGAGGTGATCGCCGGGATCGCCGCGCGCAATGGCGTCACCGTGCATCCCAACGACGATGTGAACATGTCGCAGTCCTCCAACGACACCTTCCCCACCGCAACGCATGTCGCCGCTACCGAGGCCGTGGTGAAGGACCTCGTCCCGGCGCTCGATCATCTGCGGCTGGCGCTGCTGGACAAGTCGGTGCAGTGGCGGGATGTGGTGAAGTCCGGCCGCACCCACCTCATGGATGCCGTGCCGATCACCCTGGGCCAGGAGTTCAGCGGCTACACCCGGCAGGTCAGCGCCGGTATCGAACGCCTGCTGACCACGCTTCCGCGCCTGGGTGAGCTGGCCATCGGCGGCACCGCGGTCGGCACCGGCCTGAACGCCCCCGACGGGTTCGGCGCGAAAGTGGTTGCCCAGCTGAAGAAGTCGACGGATATCGACGCACTGTCGGAGGCCCGCAACCATTTCGAGGCGCAGGCCGCCCGCGACGGCCTGGTCGAGCTGTCCGGTGCGCTGCGCACGGTCGCCATCAGCCTCACCAAGATCGCGAACGATATTCGCTGGATGGGTTCGGGCCCGCTCACCGGTCTGTCCGAGATCCAGCTGCCGGATCTGCAGCCCGGTTCCTCGATCATGCCCGGCAAGGTGAATCCGGTACTGCCCGAGGCTGTTACGCAGGTGGCGGCACAGGTCATCGGCAATGACGCCGCGATCGCCTGGGGCGGCGGCAATGGGGCCTTCGAGCTCAATGTCTACATTCCGGTGATGGCGCGCAATGTGCTGGAGTCGATCCGGCTGCTGGCCAATGTGTCCCGGCTCTTCGCCGATAAGTGCGTGGCGGGGCTGGTCGCCGATGTGGAGCGGCTGCGCCGGCTCGCCGAATCCTCGCCGTCCATTGTGACGCCGTTGAATTCGGCCATCGGGTACGAGGAGGCCGCAGCGGTCGCCAAGGAGGCGGTCAAGTCGCACAAGACGATTCGCCAGACGGTCATCGATCGCGGTTTGATCGGCGACAACCTCTCGGTCGAGGAACTCGACCGCCGTCTCGATGTGCTGTCCATGTCGAAGGTCGACTACAACAAGGAGTGA
- a CDS encoding TetR/AcrR family transcriptional regulator: MPGPTTTELLWGIEQKPKRGPKPSLTLEQIVAEAMALADAEGLGNLSMQRLAERLGCAKMALYRYVPGKAELTAVMLDAALGRPPERGAETPGAAENWRDYLTRYSETAFERFGAHHWGLELAVGIRPLGPNEMSWLEAGLDALDGNGLTASEQMDSVVLLFGHVRGLAQTLGPAHGLDMEEDLVKELGAVLIEHGHRYPHVAQALAEQAARPDGDTGRNQALRFGIDRILDGIGVLIDSRK; this comes from the coding sequence ATGCCGGGACCGACCACAACAGAGCTGCTCTGGGGTATCGAGCAGAAGCCCAAGCGCGGGCCGAAACCCTCCCTCACGCTCGAGCAGATCGTCGCCGAGGCCATGGCGCTCGCCGATGCCGAGGGGCTCGGCAATCTGTCCATGCAGCGACTGGCCGAACGGCTGGGGTGCGCCAAGATGGCGCTGTACCGCTATGTCCCGGGCAAGGCCGAGCTCACCGCGGTCATGCTGGACGCGGCGCTCGGGCGGCCGCCGGAGCGGGGTGCCGAAACCCCAGGTGCCGCCGAAAACTGGCGCGACTATCTGACCCGCTATTCCGAAACGGCCTTCGAACGCTTCGGCGCCCACCACTGGGGGCTGGAGCTGGCCGTGGGCATTCGGCCCCTCGGCCCCAATGAAATGAGCTGGCTGGAGGCCGGACTCGACGCCCTGGACGGCAACGGCCTGACCGCGTCGGAACAAATGGACAGCGTGGTGCTGCTGTTCGGCCACGTCCGCGGCCTGGCGCAGACGCTCGGGCCGGCACACGGACTCGATATGGAGGAGGACCTGGTCAAGGAACTGGGTGCGGTGCTGATCGAGCACGGCCACCGCTATCCCCATGTCGCACAGGCCCTCGCCGAGCAGGCCGCCCGTCCCGACGGGGACACCGGCCGCAATCAGGCGCTGCGATTCGGGATCGACCGCATTCTCGACGGCATCGGCGTCCTGATCGACAGCCGGAAGTAA
- the xseA gene encoding exodeoxyribonuclease VII large subunit — protein sequence MPVRTVAVKVAQWIDKLGAVWVEGQITQINLRPGTRTAFLVLRDTAADMSLTVTCDPDLLRNSPVPLQEGSRVVVYGKLSFFTARGTVSLRVTEIRPVGIGELLARIERLKALLAAEGLFDPRLKRPIPFLPNRIGLITGRASAAEHDVVTVATQRWPAVQFEIRNTAVQGPTAVPQILEALAALDADEAVDVIVLARGGGSVEDLLPFSDETLCRAIVSAKTPIVSAIGHEPDNPLSDYVADLRAATPTDAAKRIVPDAAAESALLRELQARAAAALRGWVDRESRALQQLRSRPVLSDPLRLLEQRHDEVERFRTATRRAINQSLTTESTATRHLREKLSALGPAATLSRGYAVVQKVVGKEREVVRSIDDAPAGSQLRIRVADGALTAAALGSQSLGPRKESTPND from the coding sequence ATGCCGGTGCGCACCGTTGCCGTGAAGGTGGCGCAGTGGATCGACAAGCTGGGCGCGGTCTGGGTGGAGGGGCAGATCACCCAGATCAATCTGCGTCCCGGCACCCGCACCGCCTTCCTGGTGCTGCGCGATACCGCCGCCGATATGTCGCTCACGGTGACCTGCGATCCGGATCTGCTGCGCAATTCGCCGGTGCCGCTGCAGGAGGGCAGCCGGGTGGTGGTCTACGGCAAGCTGTCGTTCTTCACCGCGCGCGGCACGGTCTCCTTGCGCGTCACCGAGATCCGACCGGTCGGCATCGGCGAATTGCTCGCCCGCATCGAACGGCTCAAGGCGCTGCTGGCCGCGGAGGGCCTCTTCGATCCGCGCCTCAAGCGCCCGATTCCCTTCCTGCCCAATCGCATCGGCCTCATCACCGGCCGCGCCAGCGCCGCCGAGCACGATGTGGTGACGGTGGCCACCCAGCGCTGGCCCGCCGTGCAATTCGAGATCCGCAATACCGCCGTACAGGGCCCGACCGCGGTGCCGCAGATCCTGGAGGCGCTCGCCGCCCTGGACGCCGATGAGGCGGTGGACGTCATCGTGCTCGCGCGCGGCGGCGGCAGTGTCGAGGATCTGCTGCCCTTCTCCGATGAAACCCTCTGCCGGGCAATAGTTTCGGCCAAGACTCCGATTGTCAGCGCGATCGGTCACGAGCCCGACAATCCGCTCAGCGACTATGTCGCCGACCTGCGCGCCGCGACCCCCACCGATGCCGCCAAGCGCATAGTCCCCGACGCCGCCGCCGAATCCGCGCTGCTGCGCGAATTGCAGGCCCGTGCCGCCGCGGCGCTGCGTGGCTGGGTGGATCGCGAATCCCGTGCCCTGCAACAACTCCGCTCCCGTCCGGTGCTGTCGGACCCGCTGCGCCTGCTGGAGCAGCGCCACGACGAGGTGGAGCGTTTCCGCACCGCCACCCGCCGCGCCATCAACCAGAGCCTCACCACCGAATCCACGGCCACCCGGCACCTGCGGGAAAAACTCTCCGCACTGGGACCCGCGGCGACCCTGTCACGCGGTTACGCGGTGGTGCAGAAGGTCGTCGGCAAGGAACGCGAGGTGGTGCGCTCCATCGACGACGCCCCCGCGGGCAGTCAGCTCCGCATCCGGGTCGCCGACGGTGCACTCACCGCCGCCGCGCTCGGCTCCCAATCCCTCGGCCCCCGAAAGGAATCCACCCCGAATGACTGA